Part of the Nicotiana sylvestris chromosome 2, ASM39365v2, whole genome shotgun sequence genome, cttaaagggtgttatttcgaacttatcgaaatagtaacccattttcgtttgatcgaggtcgaactcttcttttcagcgaaggccctaggccttaaagggtgttattttgaacttatcgaaatgttaacccgtcgtcgtttgatagaggtcgaactcttctttttggcaaaagcccttggccttaaagggtgttatttcaaccttgtcgaaatagtaatccatcgtcgtttgatcgaggccgaactctcttctttggcgaaggcccttggccttaaagtttATTATTTtgacttatcgaaatgttaacccatcatcgttcgatcaaggtcgaactcttctttttggcaaagacccttggccttaaagggtgttatttcgaacttatcgaaatagtaacccatcgtcgttcgatcgaggtagaactctcttctttggcgaaggcccttggccttaaagggtgttatttcgaacttatcgaaatagtaacctatcttCATTtgatcgaggccgaactcttcttttcggagaaggcccttcgcctttaagggtgttattttgaacttatcaaaatgttaacccgtcgtcgttcgatagaggtagaactctttttttttggccaaagcccttggccttaaagggtgttatttcgaacttatcgaaatagtaacccgtcgtcgtttgatcgagatcgaactcttctttttggcgaaggcctttggccttaaagggtgttatttcgaacttattgaaatagtaacctgtcgtcgttcgatcgaggtcgaactcttctctttggcgaaggcccttggccttaaagggtgttatttcgatcttatcgaaatagtaacccgtcgtcattcgatcgaggtcgactcttcttttttgcgaaggcccttggccttaaagggtgttattttgaaattttcgaaatagtaacctgtcgtcgttcgatcgaggtcgaactctcttctttttggtgaagtcacttggccttaaagggtgttatttcgaacttatcaaaatagtaacccgtcgtcgttcgattgaggtcgaactctcttctttggcgaaggcccttggccttaaagggtgttatttcgacttatcgaaatgttaacccgtcgtcgttcgatagaggtcgaattcttttctttggcgaagcctcttggccttaaagggtgttatttcgaacttatcgaaatagtaattcatcgtcgttcgatcgaggtcgaactcttctctttggcgaaggccctttgcttgaaagggtgttatttcgaacttatagaaatatgACCCGTCGTCAGTCCCAGTTTTTTGAGAATCAGACATTTTCCAAAGGAGTCCCAGTTCGTTTGACATTTCTTGCATCAGAGGGTGCAACATCGGAGAATACGAAACGTTTTTATTTCGCTTAGTTTCGTTCTGCGCACACATTGTAGTTTCCTTGTCTAACTCTTGCCTTTCGGCCTTGAGATGTCACCGACGGGCGGTATTTCGGTTGTTTTGCAGTAGTTTCTCGTTCTTTAATTGATGTTTCTTTACTCGCTCGCTCGCGCGGCCTTTGTGTTCCTGCTTTAGCAAAGAGCAAAAGGTGAGTTAAAATGATACTTTCCTTACCCCCACCCGGTGGTCCGATGGGGAGGACAGGTTGGTAACGTTGTTCGTCTTGCTTGGCATTTCGATGGTTGATGGGGCGAAGATTTGTAAACTTGGTGATTCTACTCGGCTCTCCTCCCCCTACCGTGCTGCGCCTTTGTCCCGCGTGGGTTGGGTTTTTCCTTAGCGCTCTTTTCGGTAGGTGATcgtattttttttctttgatcTGGGAAagactaggaaatttcactatccccacagatggcgccaaattgtttaacCCAAAAGATATGGAACCTTGTTGAAttaatcaatcaaagaaaatgaaggggtaaatcttagtcagacataataaattccagatcaaaGAGCTAATAATATAGATAGTATAGAGGACGAAAGAGATATAATCGATCTTATTGAAATTCAACATTGTGGCTCCCATCAATCGATCGGAGAGATAGTTTTACATGTTCTTCTGCAGATTACTTCTTTCCTATGAAGATTACAAGAAGAGAGTTTGGGAGAGAGAAAGGGAAGGAGAccgcaacccccccccccccatcgaGGGTTATTCCCTACTATATATAGTCAAGACATTCTTGCCATTCACTTGGGCGGGACGTTGGTCAGCTCGACCGTGACGGtaagattttgaccaatacactaATGCTTCAATAGCTAAAGAATGGAGTAGGTTTCCAAATTAAATGAGGTCTGTCTGATATACAGATTGCACGGCAGTACAAGTTCATGGGAATATTTCGACCTTAAAAACTAACGTTTGAATTCGTTTCATTCCTTTAGGATTTCCGCCAACCAGCTAAAGAGAACTATAACTAAGAATAAATGACATTTTAATCTGCAACATATGTTAGCACTATTCAAAGCATATCTTTACCTTTTAGTTTCTGTTTCTTTTCCTAtggccttttttttcttttttattggaTACATGAATTCGTAGGAGAGCTAGAAATTTTATTACACAGAAAAGGAACAACCTCTGGGCCCAAAAAAATCAAGGGACCCGCATGAAATACGTTCCGACTGCACTGTCATCACCCAAGCTCCCTATAGTCAAATGTAATTATGTCGTTGTCCTTTCTTAGTTTCTTTCCATAGGAAAAGAAATGTTGCTCTAAACTCTAAAATATACTTCCTCTTTTTAATTTAGATGATATATTTCGTTTATCGAGAATTAGTTTGACTAAACTTTGAACCTAAATTAAATTAgtttaatttagtattttaaaattaaaatttagataTTAAAAAATTACACGAAAAGTACTATAAGTTGTAATTTTCTCATGTCAATATAAtaacaaaatatattttaaaatattggtCAAACTTCGCACAATTTGACTTTCGATAAACGAAATATGTCATGTAAATTAAAACGAAGGAAGTatgtattttataattttattttatttgatgatgtgccTAGATCTAAAATATATCATGATATTTGTGTAGCTGATAAGATTATATTATTAAAGTAAAATAGAAAGTTAAAAATTAAATTAGTTTTCAATATATAAAGGTGTCTAACCTTTTCAAAATATACCAAAAAAATAAAGTGTATCATATAAACTAAAACAGAAGGAGTATCATCTTCTTACTATTCCTACGATATTTAGGAAATCAGATTAACttttctttgactatttgacttCAATCTTTTTGAATGTTTTCTAAATTAAATAtcctatattttaaaatttacctTCATAAAACTTTTCTGTACTTTCTGAATATACAAATAAAGCAGGGCCAAAAAAGTTCTGTCTGATACATATAAGTAGGAAATTTGTGTGCCTATGATTGTTTGTTTGTCTCCATAATGCCAAAACTTGGGAGTTCCAGCGGTAGTATTCTGGTTTCGCTATTGTTGATCTTCTTCTCCTTATTGACCCAAAATGTCGCTACTAATTCCAACCTCAGTTTTAAAGAAGCCCCAAAATTCTACAATTCCCCTTCTTGTTCCGCCATTAATTTTTCAGAAAATGCAGTACATGTAGCTATGACCCTTGATATAGCTTACCTCAGAGGATCTATGGCTGCGATTCTTTCGGTTCTTCAACACTCTTCTTGCCCAGAAAATATCATTTTCCACTTTGTAGCCTCTTCTTCTGCTGAAACCACACACTTGAACCTTACAATTGCTAAATCTTTCCCTTATCTTCATTTCACAATTTATCCAATCCAAGATATTGCAGCCGTTGCAGGACTAATTTCCACTTCCATTCGCTCTGCTTTAGATTGTCCTTTAAATTATGCTCGCAATTATCTTGCTGATCTACTTCCTCAATACCTTCACAAAGTCGTTTATCTTGATTCTGACCTTGTTTTAGTAGACGACATTGCTAAATTAGCAGCAACACCTTTAACAGAAGACTCTGTTTTAGCAGCACCTGAATATTGTAATGCCAATTTCACTACTTACTTCACGCCCACGTTTTGGTCTAACCCTTCACTTTCCTTAACTTTCGCGAACCGAAACCGAAAACCTTGTTATTTTAATACGGGGGTTATGGTTATTGATCTTGATAGATGGAAAGCTGGGGATTATACTACAAAGATTGTGGAATGGATGGAGTTGCAAAAGAGAATGAGGATTTATGAATTGGGTTCTTTACCGCCTTTTCTACTTGTTTTTGCTGGAAATATAGCTCCTGTAGATCATAGGTGGAACCAACATGGTCTAGGCGGAGATAATTTTCGTGGACTCTGCCGAGATTTGCACCCTGGTCCGGTTAGCCTCTTGCATTGGAGTGGAAAGGGGAAGCCTTGGGTTCGACTCGATTCGAACCGCCCTTGTCCCCTCGATGCCCTCTGGGCACCTTATGATCTGCTGCAAACATCCTATACTCTTGAATCTTAAGGTACTTTACTCAATCCAATAATGCCGCACTTGTTGAATTGTGTGACCATCCTATTCAGTAGTCTAAACTATTAGGAAAAGCACTTATTTTgtggcgtttggacataagaatgtGAGATTCcggaaaaaattaatttttttttaagtgaaaatagtatttgaaaattagagttgtgtttcgACGTGAATACAATTTGGagctttgttttgaatttttgtgagtgatctgaactgaaaattttgaaaaacatctttttgaagttttttaatttttcgaaaaatttgaaaattcaacTTCGGgtgaaatttgaaaattttatggcGAAACATTATTTccgaaaaaaatacaaaatttccCAAGAAAAGTGAATTTGTTTTATGGCCAAACGGGCcctttatttacttaattatatcttcGGTAGTGACAAGCATTTGCAGTTTACTGATAATTGCATCTTCTTATGTTCTTGAAGTGCCCTAATAGGCTTCTATTATGGTTTCAGGTGTCTTAGAAATTGCAGTAAATTAGTAAAAGAGATCGAGAGTAGAGATCTGTGTCTTGAGATCCTCCTCGATTGCGTTATGTACAGTATTTGTCTCTCTTCAAGGAGATCCCGAAAGGGCTAAGGTGAGGGTTGTTATTATTTTCTCGTAGATTACAATATACAGTTGCCAAGAATTCTACACTGGCACTTAGCTAGAGTACTATTTTTGAATGTACGAGATGAAAACATATACTACTACTATTTGCAGTTAAGTTTACTATAGAATGAAAAAAGTGGCAGGTTTCTCACACCTTTCATTGGAACTGAATCAAGGAGCAGTCAGACAACTAAACGATAAAAAGACCAAGATCATTCAAATTGTGCTTGCAGTAGCAATTTGAAATTTTAATACAGATAATTAATACTGATAATGTGTAATTCTTGAAGTTTTAATCTCAAATTTAATAATGCTTAGCTAAATTGGCATCTGATCTGAGCTCTGCTAAAAAACTTAGCTTGAGGTCTCATACATTTCCCATGCAGCTCCGGTTGTGCTTAATTTCTATATCTTCCTTTTTTACTTTTAGTGGAGATTTGGGTTAATTCACAGGCGGATATAACGTACTACTATTAGCAAAATTTCTAGATTTCAGCCTTCTCATCCCTTTAGTTTTTTTCTAAAAAGGCAGCTCTGTGCAAAAAGCACATGTTAATTTCGTGTTATAagatataaaataaaagggaaaacaaaCAGGCTACCATTTGTACTTGTTAATCCAAATGCTATATCCAGTTCTTCTCTTCTAAGCTCTTGAGCAATTTGCCGCGcatcttttccctttttcttttttatcccGACTAAAGTCAATATCTTTCTAACTTTGTCATCGTTTTATATTCCTATTACTTAAGCGGTAAGAAATTCGAAAAAACaggtgaaaaagaaaaaggaacatgaaaaagaaagtaaataaaaatgagaagTGTCGGTAGAGTATCTTTTAATTCGTGTTGGGCGGGACAGGGAGATGGAAGAAACAAAACACATGGTCAAAAATATTCAACTTCTGCTAAAGGCATTGCGCATTTGACGCGATCCCATAATATATTAGGTGTAGTAATTTATTTATCATGGGGCCTGGGGGTCCCAAACCACTTGgatattttcttcttttgaaaCTTTATGGTTCCTCAAAGAGGGTCTATTGAATTACCGTAAACTCATATTACACTATAGATTTGCCTCTGCCGTCTTCGTTTAAAAATAGGTAAGTTTGATTTAATCCATTTCACTATTACTTAGTTTGTGACTACTGTAAGAAAAGTTTAATTCTAAAACCTCTCTTTGACCTCAATTTTGCTAGTGCTACTCTTTATCTTTTTGGAGTAAATAAATTTCAGTAACTCAAACTAAACATACATACCCTATAAAAAGTTGTTAAAAATAACAGACTTACATAGAGATTAGTAGATATGTGCATGTTTCAGTTTTACGAGTACAATGCATTTGAGAATTAAGTACTCTTTCTGCCGGGAAAGTATTTTCTTGATTGTTAAGTGAATATTCAGAAGTGGACTTTAGTTTGCAGAAATATGGTCAAATAGAACCTCTGGTAGAAGTTCAAATGTTAGAAGCTTTTGGAATTGAATTCCGGCCTAAAGTTTAGGTtatcatttgaaatgaagtttgCTCTTTATCAAGTTGAAGTATAAAATTTCTATTTGAAATTATATTTGTAAATTACACAAAATGTAGCttgttagaagaaaaaaaaatctttttcaaaCCAATACAGCAGGCTAAGATTAAGTCACTCTGAAGATAAGGAATTTGTGGGTAAAGCTTCTCCTTATCGAATGTTTAAAATACTAGTATCAGATATTTACACtaaattatattaatttttcAGAATTTAAATATTTGGTGGAGTAACTTTTTACCTAATTTGTGATTCATGTAAGTGCGGATGCTGCCTTCTCAGAAGTTTGTATTTACTACGCTTTAGTCAACGGCTCATCCGCTAGTTCTAGCCTTTTAGATTAGAAGTCCAATTAATTACATTACTTTCAAGGGCAAAGCTTTTAAATGAGAAAGGAAGTGTGCGCATGACTTATTAAGCCATGATTTATGCCCCTGAACCCGCAAGAGGAAACTAATTACTGTAAGATATTTTGTATCCCAACTGATGTTGTATATATATCAATGGGAGACTCATTATTTCGataatcatttttcaaaccaaaaattttatataaaacacttttgtttaccctaaaaacgaATAACAATTTAATTTATATTTTGGTTTTAAGGACACCTGATTTTACTTAGCACAAACTGAGAAAAAAATGCAATATTGATATTGAAATTAACTGCAAATAGAAATAAAGCAAACCAAAAAAAATGTATAGCTTTGATCATCGAGGTAGGTCGCCTTCGAATCAAACAAGTATTTCACtggaaaatataaataaagtaacAGAGTATTGAGAGCTTAAGAGAAAGGTAGTATATTGTTATATGTAGCGTGAATATTATGTCTTTTACAAATAATCAGACCCTCTTTATACAGTAGGGGAATCTCACCCTTAATACAATCCTAAATACAGTAAGAAATCACATGATTAGCTgattaatcggcctcttcttaATACATGCCGAGATTTCCGCCGTGATCCTCGCCCGATCGCGGATATCTTGGCTTTCCGTTATTTGGCTCGGCAGGCTTCCCTCGATCTTGCTTGTTCTCTATCCCGCTCGGTCTCGATCTTGGCTGATCTTGATCTCGATCGATCTCTGAGTCACGAGCTTGGCAATCTAACTTCGTGTCACTGTCCGGTACGACATGGGGTCGAACCTTTGTCTGTCACGCCCCGGTCTCGATTAATCATACAAAAAGGACAAACCCGATTTTAACTGTATACAACTTTTAAGAAATCTTACATATAGAAGACAATGTTAAAGAAATAATtaataagtaaaaataaaaatactctCTAATAGTTAAAATTCTATTATCAAAAGAATTTTTACATGCTTAAAACTTAAAAAGAAATCAGCTTTTCACGTACAGTGAGTCTGTGATAATGTCGAagacataattaaataaataaaaaatttcaaaCACTAAccgtttaaacttaatgaaatgATAATTTTTATGCACAATGTGTCATTACAACTACTGTGATATCAGCACCATGTTCATATGGCTTACTGCATACATGGCTGAATGCAGATGCGAACAAGTGCTGTTTTCAAAGTCGATCTTTGCGCTCCACCTTTCAATGAAGACTTTCTTGAACTGACGATTCACTTGGCCAATAAGACCAATAGCTTCGTCATATGAAGCCAAAACAGCTTCACAGATAGCAAACGACAGCTCCCGTCCATGTTGCATTCACAGATAGCAAACGACACTGAATTTTCTCATTGTCATTGAAACTTCGCAGGTTTTCTGGGCCAACCGGCCCATAAGCCTCTCTGATCATATGCAGGCCATGATCCAGTCTGTCTATATTCTAGAGCAATTTTCAGAAACCACTACTGTTTAGTGGTTATTAACTTTCTATAGCTACCATATATACAATTACTTTCAACAGCTATCATATACACAATTACTTTCAATAGCTATTTATTTAGTTATTACGCGATTGTATTCGTTGTATTcgtgctactgtattcatgaatacaaaaGTAGAATTCGCTTAAAAATAGGGGAGTCCAGCTATGCGACTATATTCgtgctactatattcatgaataatAGCAGAATTCACCCAAAAAAAATAGGGGATAGCTGTTTAATAACGAAAAGAGAATCAATTAGCGTGTAtcactcctaatttaactcaacaaaatcaattctACAAAATTTCCCTGTTACGCGACTGTATTCGATGTATTcgcgctactgtattcatgaatacagtaataGAGGAGTGCAGCTGTGCGACTGTATTCGCGCTACTGTATACAATAGCAGAATTCGCTTAAAAAATAGGTGAGTCCAGCTATTTAATAACAGAAAGAGGATCAATTAGCGTGTATCACTCATAATTTAACTCAACAAAATTAATTCTACATTAATTTTGCTGCTAATGtattgtattccatgtattcgcgggactgtatttataaatacagtgAGGTAATCAAGAAATAGGGTATATACCGTTCTATTCAATTCGACTGTATACATTGTATTCAATTCACATATATTCATTATTCACTATTATACATTGTATTCAATTCGACTGTATTAAAAAATACAGACCTCCGAAATACATAAATACAGGTGGAAAATAATGtatttatacaaaaatacaatGTATTTGAGTGTATTTGTACAGAATATAATGTATTTGTATCATTGTATGTGACTAAAAtagcaaagaagagaagaaagttcGTTGGAGATGGCTTTTTTCGGCCAAGCAAAATACTATATACATTGTATTAAAACTAATAATGGAGACGAACAAAAATTCGGCCCTCAAATCTTCTCCGCGTAGCCATGGACAGATCTATTTGCCTAAGAGGATGAGCCCTAGTGGATGATGACACCGACGATTCTGATGCCAATGATCAAAATTGAGTGCTTTAGTGGGTATACCTTGTGTAACCTTCTTTGGAGTTGTTGAATCAGCCATTAAAGACGATATTTGAAGTTTTTCCTCAAAACCTAACAatgacaaaaattgaaaaaaaaaaagagattgaagagaaaaagaagaatgaCAGAGTAAATTGGCATGAAGCGGCCAAAAGCTTTACCAATTACCACGAACTTCTAGAGTAAAAATGTTACGGATCAATTTTGAGAAATTTGTTCCTACAATCTTgttgtgtgtgagagagagatcGTGGAGAGGGAAAGAAGAAAAATCTTGTTGTGATTTGAGAGAGAACGCGTGttaactgaaagaaaaggagag contains:
- the LOC104216491 gene encoding probable galacturonosyltransferase-like 1, with the translated sequence MPKLGSSSGSILVSLLLIFFSLLTQNVATNSNLSFKEAPKFYNSPSCSAINFSENAVHVAMTLDIAYLRGSMAAILSVLQHSSCPENIIFHFVASSSAETTHLNLTIAKSFPYLHFTIYPIQDIAAVAGLISTSIRSALDCPLNYARNYLADLLPQYLHKVVYLDSDLVLVDDIAKLAATPLTEDSVLAAPEYCNANFTTYFTPTFWSNPSLSLTFANRNRKPCYFNTGVMVIDLDRWKAGDYTTKIVEWMELQKRMRIYELGSLPPFLLVFAGNIAPVDHRWNQHGLGGDNFRGLCRDLHPGPVSLLHWSGKGKPWVRLDSNRPCPLDALWAPYDLLQTSYTLES